The region CCCTGAAAGCCAGTATCGTTTTTCTACTGCTTTTCATCATCACACTGCCTTTACTTTTTATACCCCTGTTTGGTCAGGTACTGATACTCTACTTGTGGTCTATCCTACTGAAGGAACCTACTATTTATGATGTAGGGGCACTCTTCATCAATGACAAAAAAACACTCAAAGAAAAAAAGAAAAAAACAAGGGTTTTGGCTATGATAGCTGCACTCTTTAACTATATTCCCTTAGTCAATATCTTTGCCCCTGTATTTGCTCAGATACTGTTTTTGCACCATATACTAGGAAAAGAAAAATAGAGTTTATTCACTCTTTTTTTCTTTTTTCACCCTTCTCTCTTTCTTACTGGAGACGGAAAAACGTAATAACTCATCTGCACTCTTTACATACTCTGGCAGTGTTTCTAAACTTTTTTCCATTACCTTCGCAGCACATACAGCATCACTGAAAGCACGATGATGCGTAGCCGTTTCTATCTCTAAAAAATCTATAAGATAGGCAAGCCCATAACGTTCGCTCTCAAAGGTACGTCTAGCAAGATCGATCGTACAGAGTTTAGGGTTACCTATATGTCCCAAGCCAAACCTGTCAAAAGAGGCATTCAAAAAACTATAATCAAAATTTGCATTATGTGCGACAAACACAGCATCACCCATAAAATGGCGTAAGGCTGTTAACGCCTCTTTTCTTGTGGGTGCACCTATAAGGTCCGTAGGTTCTATGCCTGTGATCTTGGTAATATATTCTGGTAAAAAAGCACATTCGACAAAGGTTTCAAAACGGTCTATCACTTCCCCATTTTGCAACATCACTGCACCGATCTCTATGACTTGAGAAGTACCGGGCTTAGATCCGTTAGTTTCTATGTCTATGACACAATAACGCTGTTCTTTATGTGAAGTAAAACATGTCTCAAGTCTATAGTGTTCTTCATTTGATTGGGTGATAGGATAGCCTGAAGCTTGAAGAAGAATGAAGATCGTTTCAGGATCTTCCAATAGTGTGGTATGCTTTGTAACGATATGTCTGTATTGTTCTTCATGCAGCACTCCCTCATTTTTGCGAAATGCTGTGGTGAGTTCTTCAAAGACTTTTTGCATTGGCTATAAATTGCTGCACTTTTTTAGGATCTTTTTTCCCTTTAATGGATTCTACGCCGGAACTTACATCCACACCATAAAAACCAAGTTGTTTGACTTGGGCCAGATTTTCAGGAGTCAAGCCCCCTGCCAAAACGATCTTAGAACAGTCTACACCATTGAACCATTCAAGGTTCAGACGTTTTCCCGTACCGCCATACGCTTCACTGTATGCATCTACCAAACGATACCTGTCTTTAAATTTTGTTAAATCTTCCGGGCCTTTTGCACGTACTACAGGCAGTGTTTGTAAGCCGATGGCAGCCAAAGACTCTTCATCCACATCAAAATGGATCTGTGCGCGTGAAATATCAGAGTATCTACACACTGTATCTATCGTCTCCACACCTTCATTGACAAAAAGCCCTACTCTTTCCACAAACGGGGGGAGTTGATCAATGATTCTTTTCGCTGCTGCAGGTGTAATGTAGCGTGGTGATTTATTATAAAAAACAAAACCCAATGCATCAGCTCCACACTCTACAGCATGTAAAGCATCTTTTAAATTGGTAATTCCACAAATCTTTACACGCATAATATCTTCCCCTTACTTTAATGCAGAAATTGCTTTTTCTATGCCATCTGGATGCTTATAGACGAACGAGCCAGCCACAACAACATCAACACCTGCTGCCTCCAGCTCTTTGACATTTTCATCATTCACTCCACCATCTACTTCTATCAGACATTTTGGATTTCGCTTCTCTATCAGTGCTTTTAAACGCTGTGCTTTCTCTAAAACCGAAGAAATGAATTTTTGTCCGCCATAACCTGGATTCACACTCATAAGAAGGACCATATCGACCTCTTCAATTAAAAATTCTATCGCTTCAATCGGTGTATGTGGATTCAGTGTGATTGCAGGACGTATACCCAATCCACGTATTTTTTGTATGAGTCGATGAGGATGTTTCTCTTCTTCGATATGAAATGATATAAATTCTGGTTTCAAAGGGGCAAAAAGGTCAACAAAAAATGTGTTGTTCTCTACCATAAGGTGTATATCCAAAGGTTTGGTTGCCACTTGAGCTACTGCTTCCACAACAACAGGTCCTATGGTAAGGTTTGGTACATAATGCCCATCCATCACATCTACATGTACAAGATCACAACCACCTTCACAAATGGCTGCAACATCATGAGCCAAATGTCCAAAATCAGCTGAAAGTATACTTGGGGCTACTAACATAAATATCCTCTTGTGTTATTTTAATTTATTATAGCAAAATCAAACTTTTGACCTTGCGCCATACGCATACGATTTACGAAAGAATAATATTCGCCACACTCTCATGAGAGTGCTGCTTTCGGGTTTGTTTTCTCTTTTCATGCAAAACTTCTGCAAAACTTCAAGGAGAGCGACAAACATCTTAAGCAAATTTTATGCTCAAATTGTCTATAATCCCACAAAATATTCATCGTTTTACACTGAACTTGTAAAAAAGTGTAACCGGGATGATCAACTTAAAGGACATACTATGGCAAGAAGATGTGACATTACGGGTAAAGGCCCATTAACAGGAAACAACGTTTCTCACGCAAACAACAAAACAAAAAGAAGACAACTTCCAAACTTAAGATCTGTGAAGATCACACTTGAAGATGGAACAAGTAAAAGAGTTAAAGTTGCTGCTTCTACACTTAGAACCATGAAAAAACGTGCTGCTCAAGCTGCAACAGCTGAGTAAGTCCCTACTTTTGGGACTCGGCTTTGAAAGCCATACAAAACCTTAAAAAGTTTCTCGGTTGGAGAAGCGCACCCAAACCTCATATTACACTAAATGACGAGTATTATGGTCATTTAGCCCCTTTTAGACTACCCCTTATACTTACTGTCATTGTTATGCTTATCGGCACAATGGGATATATGGTCATTGACGGTTTCCCGCTTATGGATGCCATTTACCAAACAGGTATAACATTTACGACCGTAGGTTTCGGAGAGATACAACCTATTTCTGATACAGGACGTATTTTCACTATCACCCTTATTATCTTTGGCTTTGTTGTCTTTTCTATCGCCGTGGGTATTATTGCAGAAGTCGTCAAAAAAGGTGAATTTCAAAAAACAGCTAAGGAGCGTAAAATGCTTTACGAAATTGCTAGACTTAAACACCATTTTGTTGTCTGTTATCATAATGAATTTACGATACAGGTGACCAAACAACTTCGTGCCAACCACATCCCTTTTGTGGTTGTGGACCCTAGAGAAGATATGGAAGAGATAGCAAAAAAATACCATTACCCTTACTTTGTAACAGCAGAACCCCATACAGAAGAAGGTATCTTAAAGTCGCATCTCTCTTCAGCAAAAGGTGTCATTACCCTCGCAGATAACGTAGCAGACAATATTGCAACTATCGCATCTGCCAGACTCTATGAATCAGAGATACACCGTGGGAAAAAATTCCTTATCATTGCCAATGCCAAAAGCAATGAAGATGATCAAAAACTGCTTAAACTTGGGGCTGACAAGGTAGTCACGGCAACAAAACTTATGGCACAACGTATCAATGCTATGGCGGCACGTCCAGACATGGAAAACCTTCTCCAAGAGTTTCTTTATAAAAAAGATACCCCGCTTGATATGGAAGAGGCAAAGATCTTTAAAACATCATGGCTTGCACTCAAAAAGATAAAAACTGCACGTTTTAGAGACGTCGCAAATGTGACTGTTATCGGTATACGTCACAAAGATGGTAAATTTATTCCTATGCCTAAAGGTGATACGATCATCATGCCGCAGTCTAAGCTTTTACTTATCGGTACCGGTGAAGGTATCGCTAAAGCTAAAAAGATCATGCGTAAAAAAGAAAAACCTGAGGAACTTAAATATGTTTAAACTTATTCCACTTGAAAATGGTCTGAACAATGTACAAGGCTTCTTCTGTGGTGCAACCAATGTGGGGATGAGAACAAACCCTGCCAACTCTGGTAACAGTGATATAGATGGTGATGTTGCGTTCATACGAAGTGAACAACCTTGTGACATTTCCGCTGTATTTACAAGCAATACATTTCAAGCTGCACCTATCAAACATTTTCAAAAATATCCTAAAGATTTTCAAACCGACTTTGTTCTCATCAATGCCAAAAATGCCAATGCCATGACAGGTGAAAAAGGCATAGAAGATATAGAATCCATACTATCTACACTCACCACCAAACAAAATGTACTGAACCCTGTGATGAGTTCTACGGGTGTCATAGGATACCGTTTGCCTGTAGATAAAATCACCTCTGCTTTTGATGCACTTGATTTCAATGCTTCAAATTCACATCAAGCAGCCCGTGCCATAATGACGACAGACAGCTTTAAAAAAGAGTTGGCGTATAAAGTAGAACTTGAAGACGGCAACACATTTAATATTGCAGCCATCTGTAAAGGTGCCGGCATGATAAACCCTGCTATGGCTACCATGCTCTGTTTTGTCATTACCGATGCCAACATCCCCAAGTCTGATATGGATGCACTGCTCACAGAAGCCACAGAAAGTTCATTTAACCGTATCTCTGTGGATGGTGACACCTCTACGAATGATACGGTCATGCTGCTTGCAAACAAACAAAGTGCAAAGTACGATAAAGAAGCCTTTGCTGGAGCCCTCAATAAGATCATGTTCGAACTGGCAATGCTTATACTCAAAGATGGGGAAGGTGCGAACAAACTGGTAGCCTTTGAAGTCAAGGGAGCCAAAAGTGAAGAAGATGCGAAGAAAGCAAGTATGGCTTTAAGTAACTCTCTTCTGGTAAAAACTGCGCTCTTTGGAGAAGATCCAAACTGGGGACGTATCGCTTCCACCATAGGTGCATCCGGTATAGCCTGTGATGATGAAACACTTACCATACATTATGATGACCTTCTTATCTACTCTAGTGAATTTAGAGAATTAGACAAAGAACGTGAAAACAAAGCATACAAGATCATGAAACAAGAGCATTTTAAAGTGACTTGTGACATTGGCTTAGGTGATGCAAATTATACTTCATATGGCTGTGACCTGAGTTACGAATATGTAAAAATAAATGCAGAATACCGAACGTAAAAAGTTTTCATTTTAACTTTTTCCCAACACAAAAAAGTTATAATATAGAAATCTTAATACTAGGAATGAACATGTTACACGAATACAGAGATGAAATACACGAACTTAAACAAAGCAATGCACACTTTGCAAATATCTTTGATAAGCACAATGCACTTGATAAACAAGTAGAAGATGCAGAAGCGGGTCGTACTGTTTTAACGGATGTAGAGCTTGAAACACTTAAGAAAGAAAAACTTCTTTTAAAAGACGAAGCTTATAAAATGATCTTAGACTATAAAAAAGCGTAAGCTTAATCGTAGTCTTCAATCTCCCATGGGCTCTTGCCCATATATTAACCTTCTTACCCTATAATATCTTGAATCACAGCATAGGAATACCCATGAAATTATTACCCTTCATACTTATGACCCTGTTTACAACAACGATCCATGCTGCAGAAGCCGGACAAGAGAAACAGACCCATGAAAATACAGCGCATACTGCACCTCAAGCCATCTACTATGGCAAAGTATTAGAGATACAAGGTGTCAGAGGATACAAATATCTTAAAGTAGATGAAAATGGTACCCAACATTGGGTTGCCATAGCCAATGCACCAGTTTCGGTGGGTGACAGGATCGGCTATGATAAAAGAACCATTATGCATGACTTTGAAAGTAAATCTCTAGGTAAAACATTTAAAGAGATTATCTTTGCCTCAGATGTCTATCTTTCTCAAAAAGTACAAAAACCTCAAAGTATGAAAGATATATTGGGGCTTGGCAATAAAGATCCGCACAAAGGCATGGGAGTAGACACGTCACCAGAAGATGAGGGAAAACCTACAAAACCTTTCATGAAAAAAGATACTTATACGGTTGAAGAGGTACATATGTGGAGAAAGAGTCTGGAAGGTCAGACCATCTCTCTAGAAGGTACAGTCTTTAAAGTCTCTCATCAGATCATGAAACGTGACTGGGTTCACTTAGGTGATGGCACAGGCATCGAGAAAGAACTTACCGATGACCT is a window of Sulfurovum sp. TSL6 DNA encoding:
- a CDS encoding 3'-5' exonuclease yields the protein MQKVFEELTTAFRKNEGVLHEEQYRHIVTKHTTLLEDPETIFILLQASGYPITQSNEEHYRLETCFTSHKEQRYCVIDIETNGSKPGTSQVIEIGAVMLQNGEVIDRFETFVECAFLPEYITKITGIEPTDLIGAPTRKEALTALRHFMGDAVFVAHNANFDYSFLNASFDRFGLGHIGNPKLCTIDLARRTFESERYGLAYLIDFLEIETATHHRAFSDAVCAAKVMEKSLETLPEYVKSADELLRFSVSSKKERRVKKEKKSE
- a CDS encoding phosphoribosylanthranilate isomerase; translated protein: MRVKICGITNLKDALHAVECGADALGFVFYNKSPRYITPAAAKRIIDQLPPFVERVGLFVNEGVETIDTVCRYSDISRAQIHFDVDEESLAAIGLQTLPVVRAKGPEDLTKFKDRYRLVDAYSEAYGGTGKRLNLEWFNGVDCSKIVLAGGLTPENLAQVKQLGFYGVDVSSGVESIKGKKDPKKVQQFIANAKSL
- the rpe gene encoding ribulose-phosphate 3-epimerase, producing the protein MLVAPSILSADFGHLAHDVAAICEGGCDLVHVDVMDGHYVPNLTIGPVVVEAVAQVATKPLDIHLMVENNTFFVDLFAPLKPEFISFHIEEEKHPHRLIQKIRGLGIRPAITLNPHTPIEAIEFLIEEVDMVLLMSVNPGYGGQKFISSVLEKAQRLKALIEKRNPKCLIEVDGGVNDENVKELEAAGVDVVVAGSFVYKHPDGIEKAISALK
- the rpmB gene encoding 50S ribosomal protein L28: MARRCDITGKGPLTGNNVSHANNKTKRRQLPNLRSVKITLEDGTSKRVKVAASTLRTMKKRAAQAATAE
- a CDS encoding TrkA family potassium uptake protein; its protein translation is MKAIQNLKKFLGWRSAPKPHITLNDEYYGHLAPFRLPLILTVIVMLIGTMGYMVIDGFPLMDAIYQTGITFTTVGFGEIQPISDTGRIFTITLIIFGFVVFSIAVGIIAEVVKKGEFQKTAKERKMLYEIARLKHHFVVCYHNEFTIQVTKQLRANHIPFVVVDPREDMEEIAKKYHYPYFVTAEPHTEEGILKSHLSSAKGVITLADNVADNIATIASARLYESEIHRGKKFLIIANAKSNEDDQKLLKLGADKVVTATKLMAQRINAMAARPDMENLLQEFLYKKDTPLDMEEAKIFKTSWLALKKIKTARFRDVANVTVIGIRHKDGKFIPMPKGDTIIMPQSKLLLIGTGEGIAKAKKIMRKKEKPEELKYV
- the argJ gene encoding bifunctional glutamate N-acetyltransferase/amino-acid acetyltransferase ArgJ, whose amino-acid sequence is MFKLIPLENGLNNVQGFFCGATNVGMRTNPANSGNSDIDGDVAFIRSEQPCDISAVFTSNTFQAAPIKHFQKYPKDFQTDFVLINAKNANAMTGEKGIEDIESILSTLTTKQNVLNPVMSSTGVIGYRLPVDKITSAFDALDFNASNSHQAARAIMTTDSFKKELAYKVELEDGNTFNIAAICKGAGMINPAMATMLCFVITDANIPKSDMDALLTEATESSFNRISVDGDTSTNDTVMLLANKQSAKYDKEAFAGALNKIMFELAMLILKDGEGANKLVAFEVKGAKSEEDAKKASMALSNSLLVKTALFGEDPNWGRIASTIGASGIACDDETLTIHYDDLLIYSSEFRELDKERENKAYKIMKQEHFKVTCDIGLGDANYTSYGCDLSYEYVKINAEYRT
- a CDS encoding YdcH family protein — protein: MLHEYRDEIHELKQSNAHFANIFDKHNALDKQVEDAEAGRTVLTDVELETLKKEKLLLKDEAYKMILDYKKA